Proteins encoded together in one Telopea speciosissima isolate NSW1024214 ecotype Mountain lineage chromosome 4, Tspe_v1, whole genome shotgun sequence window:
- the LOC122659937 gene encoding glutamate receptor 3.6-like isoform X2 — protein MSVVSALDFTMTMVWLLVSLVFSFGAPSTGFNSNISSRPAVVHLGAILTLDSAIGKVAKVAMETAVADVNANYSILRGTKLVLTMQDANHSGFLGIVKALQFMETGIVAIIGPQSSILAHVISHVANELQVPLVSFAATDPSLSSLQYPFFVRAVQNDLFQMAAVAEIVDRYNWREVTAIFIDDDYGRNGVAALGDQLAERRCKISYKAAMSPEMGRDEIADVLVKVAMMESRVLILHTYPELGLKVFDLAHNLGMTGAGYVWIATSWLSTVLDTDSSLPSVSVNLIQGVLTLRMHTPDSEQKRKFSFRWNKLTRENKSEHFGLSAYGLYAYDTVWLLAHAINAFFDQGGTISFSQDRRLKDEHGGNLHLEAMRIFTEGKLFLKNILQSNLTGLTGPIQFTSDGSLIHPAYEIINVIGSGFQRIGYWSNYSGLSVVPPEMLFKNPRSSLSSNQQLYSVIWPGQTMTRPRGWVFPDNGRQLRIGVPNRVSYREFVSQTRGTDVFKGYCIDVFTAALRLLPYGVPYKFIPFGDGRKNPDYNDLVNLITTDVFDAAIGDIAIVTSRTRIVDFTQPFIGSGLVVVAPATKSNSSQWAFLLPFTPMMWCVTGIFFLVVGAVVWILEHKTNDEFRGPPKKQVITILWFSFSTMFFAHRENTVTTLGRMVLFIWLFVVLIINSSYTASLTSILTVQQLSSPIKGIESLIASNERIGFPRGSYAENYLSEVLNIPKSRLVPLGSAAEFERALQAGPKKMGGIAALVDERAYVKHFLSTRCKFTIVGEEFTDFGWGFAFPKDSTLAVEMSTAILTLSENGDLQRIHDKWLTRRACSSQGAMLESEQLHLRSFWGLYVICGLACFLALLVYFILIIRQFSKHFCEELKSSDRSSSRSTNLRMFLSFVDEKEKTTMIRSKRRRSERSLNGNEKEDESMNGSKRKDVEMCSDNNINDGNYPSSSILSIFL, from the exons ATGTCAGTGGTGTCGGCATTAGACTTCACCATGACTATGGTTTGGCTTCTAGTATCACTGGTTTTCTCTTTTGGCGCTCCATCAACTGGGTTTAACAGCAACATTTCTTCAAGACCAGCCGTTGTGCATCTAGGAGCTATTTTGACACTGGATTCTGCCATAGGAAAAGTCGCAAAGGTTGCAATGGAGACTGCGGTAGCAGATGTAAATGCCAATTACAGTATTCTTCGTGGAACCAAACTGGTCCTCACGATGCAGGATGCAAATCATAGTGGATTTCTTGGCATTGTTAAGG CTTTGCAGTTCATGGAGACTGGAATTGTGGCCATCATTGGTCCTCAATCTTCTATTTTAGCCCATGTAATCTCTCATGTTGCAAATGAACTCCAAGTCCCTCTGGTATCCTTCGCAGCGACAGACCCATCACTCTCTTCACTTCAGTACCCTTTTTTTGTGAGAGCAGTGCAAAATGATCTGTTTCAGATGGCTGCAGTTGCTGAGATTGTTGACCGCTACAATTGGAGAGAAGTAACTGCTATCTTCATTGATGATGATTATGGGAGAAATGGGGTAGCAGCATTAGGGGATCAACTTGCTGAGAGACGTTGTAAGATCTCTTATAAGGCAGCTATGAGCCCTGAAATGGGCCGTGATGAGATTGCAGATGTACTGGTTAAGGTAGCCATGATGGAATCACGGGTTCTAATTCTCCACACCTATCCAGAATTGGGTCTCAAGGTATTTGATTTGGCCCATAATCTTGGAATGACAGGAGCTGGATATGTTTGGATAGCTACCAGTTGGCTCTCTACTGTCTTAGATACTGATTCATCCCTCCCCTCAGTTTCCGTGAATTTGATCCAAGGAGTTCTCACCTTGCGTATGCATACACCAGACTCAGagcagaaaagaaaattttcctttagaTGGAATAAGTTAACCAGGGAAAATAAGAGTGAACATTTTGGGCTGAGTGCTTATGGCCTGTATGCTTATGATACTGTATGGCTGCTAGCTCATGCAATTAATGCATTCTTTGATCAGGGTGGGACTATTTCATTTTCCCAAGATCGGAGGCTGAAGGATGAGCATGGAGGGAATCTGCACCTTGAGGCAATGAGAATTTTTACCGAAGGGAAACTGTTTCTTAAGAACATTCTACAGAGCAATCTGACAGGTCTAACTGGCCCTATTCAGTTTACTTCAGATGGTTCCCTCATTCATCCTGCCTATGAAATCATCAATGTAATTGGCTCTGGTTTTCAAAGAATTGGTTATTGGTCTAACTATTCAGGGTTATCAGTTGTGCCTCCAGAGATGCTCTTCAAGAACCCACGTAGCAGTTTGAGTTCCAATCAACAACTATACAGCGTAATTTGGCCTGGACAAACAATGACAAGGCCTCGTGGATGGGTTTTCCCAGACAATGGAAGGCAGTTAAGAATTGGAGTCCCAAATCGAGTTAGTTATCGTGAATTTGTCTCACAAACAAGAGGAACTGATGTGTTCAAGGGGTACTGCATAGATGTATTCACTGCTGCACTAAGATTGTTACCATATGGTGTTCCATATAAATTCATCCCGTTTGGGGATGGTCGTAAGAACCCAGATTACAATGATCTTGTCAATCTGATTACAACAGAT GTCTTTGATGCTGCTATAGGGGACATTGCAATTGTCACAAGCCGTACAAGGATTGTGGATTTTACACAGCCATTTATTGGATCTGGGCTAGTTGTAGTGGCACCTGCTACTAAATCAAACTCTAGTCAGTGGGCTTTCCTGCTGCCATTTACTCCAATGATGTGGTGTGTTACAGGtatattttttcttgttgtaGGAGCAGTTGTTTGGATTTTGGAGCATAAGACGAATGATGAGTTCCGTGGCCCTCCTAAAAAGCAAGTTATCACCATTCTATG GTTTAGTTTCTCAACTATGTTTTTCGCCCATA GAGAGAATACTGTCACTACCCTTGGTCGCATGGTGCTGTTCATTTGGTTATTTGTGGTTCTGATAATCAACTCAAGCTACACAGCCAGCTTGACATCAATCCTTACAGTTCAACAACTATCTTCACCCATCAAAGGGATTGAAAGTTTGATAGCAAGCAATGAGCGTATTGGCTTCCCACGGGGTTCTTATGCCGAAAACTATCTGAGTGAGGTACTTAATATTCCCAAGTCAAGGCTTGTTCCTCTTGGTTCAGCAGCAGAATTTGAGCGAGCTCTTCAAGCTGGTCCCAAGAAGATGGGTGGTATTGCTGCCTTGGTCGATGAGCGTGCATATGTCAAACACTTTCTCTCAACTCGGTGCAAATTCACAATCGTAGGCGAAGAGTTCACCGATTTTGGATGGGGATTT GCCTTCCCGAAGGATTCTACCTTGGCAGTTGAAATGTCAACTGCCATTCTGACTCTATCAGAGAACGGAGATCTCCAAAGGATCCATGACAAGTGGTTGACAAGAAGGGCTTGCAGTTCACAAGGAGCAATGCTTGAATCAGAGCAGCTTCACCTTAGGAGCTTCTGGGGCCTCTATGTCATATGTGGGTTAGCTTGCTTTCTAGCTCTCCTTGTATACTTCATATTGATAATACGCCAGTTCAGCAAGCATTTCTGTGAAGAGCTCAAATCTTCTGATCGATCTAGTTCACGCTCCACAAATCTCCGAATGTTCCTGTCATTTGTTGACGAGAAGGAAAAGACAACAATGATCAGGTCTAAAAGAAGACGATCGGAGAG GTCTTTGAATGGCAATGAGAAGGAAGATGAATCAATGAATGGGTCCAAGAGAAAGGATGTGGAAATGTGTTCAGACAACAATATTAATGATGGTAATTATCCCAGTTCAAGTATATTGTCAATTTTCTTGTAG
- the LOC122659937 gene encoding glutamate receptor 3.6-like isoform X1 gives MSVVSALDFTMTMVWLLVSLVFSFGAPSTGFNSNISSRPAVVHLGAILTLDSAIGKVAKVAMETAVADVNANYSILRGTKLVLTMQDANHSGFLGIVKALQFMETGIVAIIGPQSSILAHVISHVANELQVPLVSFAATDPSLSSLQYPFFVRAVQNDLFQMAAVAEIVDRYNWREVTAIFIDDDYGRNGVAALGDQLAERRCKISYKAAMSPEMGRDEIADVLVKVAMMESRVLILHTYPELGLKVFDLAHNLGMTGAGYVWIATSWLSTVLDTDSSLPSVSVNLIQGVLTLRMHTPDSEQKRKFSFRWNKLTRENKSEHFGLSAYGLYAYDTVWLLAHAINAFFDQGGTISFSQDRRLKDEHGGNLHLEAMRIFTEGKLFLKNILQSNLTGLTGPIQFTSDGSLIHPAYEIINVIGSGFQRIGYWSNYSGLSVVPPEMLFKNPRSSLSSNQQLYSVIWPGQTMTRPRGWVFPDNGRQLRIGVPNRVSYREFVSQTRGTDVFKGYCIDVFTAALRLLPYGVPYKFIPFGDGRKNPDYNDLVNLITTDVFDAAIGDIAIVTSRTRIVDFTQPFIGSGLVVVAPATKSNSSQWAFLLPFTPMMWCVTGIFFLVVGAVVWILEHKTNDEFRGPPKKQVITILWFSFSTMFFAHRENTVTTLGRMVLFIWLFVVLIINSSYTASLTSILTVQQLSSPIKGIESLIASNERIGFPRGSYAENYLSEVLNIPKSRLVPLGSAAEFERALQAGPKKMGGIAALVDERAYVKHFLSTRCKFTIVGEEFTDFGWGFAFPKDSTLAVEMSTAILTLSENGDLQRIHDKWLTRRACSSQGAMLESEQLHLRSFWGLYVICGLACFLALLVYFILIIRQFSKHFCEELKSSDRSSSRSTNLRMFLSFVDEKEKTTMIRSKRRWSERSLNGNEKEDESMNGSKRKDVEMCSDNNINDGNYPSSSILSIFL, from the exons ATGTCAGTGGTGTCGGCATTAGACTTCACCATGACTATGGTTTGGCTTCTAGTATCACTGGTTTTCTCTTTTGGCGCTCCATCAACTGGGTTTAACAGCAACATTTCTTCAAGACCAGCCGTTGTGCATCTAGGAGCTATTTTGACACTGGATTCTGCCATAGGAAAAGTCGCAAAGGTTGCAATGGAGACTGCGGTAGCAGATGTAAATGCCAATTACAGTATTCTTCGTGGAACCAAACTGGTCCTCACGATGCAGGATGCAAATCATAGTGGATTTCTTGGCATTGTTAAGG CTTTGCAGTTCATGGAGACTGGAATTGTGGCCATCATTGGTCCTCAATCTTCTATTTTAGCCCATGTAATCTCTCATGTTGCAAATGAACTCCAAGTCCCTCTGGTATCCTTCGCAGCGACAGACCCATCACTCTCTTCACTTCAGTACCCTTTTTTTGTGAGAGCAGTGCAAAATGATCTGTTTCAGATGGCTGCAGTTGCTGAGATTGTTGACCGCTACAATTGGAGAGAAGTAACTGCTATCTTCATTGATGATGATTATGGGAGAAATGGGGTAGCAGCATTAGGGGATCAACTTGCTGAGAGACGTTGTAAGATCTCTTATAAGGCAGCTATGAGCCCTGAAATGGGCCGTGATGAGATTGCAGATGTACTGGTTAAGGTAGCCATGATGGAATCACGGGTTCTAATTCTCCACACCTATCCAGAATTGGGTCTCAAGGTATTTGATTTGGCCCATAATCTTGGAATGACAGGAGCTGGATATGTTTGGATAGCTACCAGTTGGCTCTCTACTGTCTTAGATACTGATTCATCCCTCCCCTCAGTTTCCGTGAATTTGATCCAAGGAGTTCTCACCTTGCGTATGCATACACCAGACTCAGagcagaaaagaaaattttcctttagaTGGAATAAGTTAACCAGGGAAAATAAGAGTGAACATTTTGGGCTGAGTGCTTATGGCCTGTATGCTTATGATACTGTATGGCTGCTAGCTCATGCAATTAATGCATTCTTTGATCAGGGTGGGACTATTTCATTTTCCCAAGATCGGAGGCTGAAGGATGAGCATGGAGGGAATCTGCACCTTGAGGCAATGAGAATTTTTACCGAAGGGAAACTGTTTCTTAAGAACATTCTACAGAGCAATCTGACAGGTCTAACTGGCCCTATTCAGTTTACTTCAGATGGTTCCCTCATTCATCCTGCCTATGAAATCATCAATGTAATTGGCTCTGGTTTTCAAAGAATTGGTTATTGGTCTAACTATTCAGGGTTATCAGTTGTGCCTCCAGAGATGCTCTTCAAGAACCCACGTAGCAGTTTGAGTTCCAATCAACAACTATACAGCGTAATTTGGCCTGGACAAACAATGACAAGGCCTCGTGGATGGGTTTTCCCAGACAATGGAAGGCAGTTAAGAATTGGAGTCCCAAATCGAGTTAGTTATCGTGAATTTGTCTCACAAACAAGAGGAACTGATGTGTTCAAGGGGTACTGCATAGATGTATTCACTGCTGCACTAAGATTGTTACCATATGGTGTTCCATATAAATTCATCCCGTTTGGGGATGGTCGTAAGAACCCAGATTACAATGATCTTGTCAATCTGATTACAACAGAT GTCTTTGATGCTGCTATAGGGGACATTGCAATTGTCACAAGCCGTACAAGGATTGTGGATTTTACACAGCCATTTATTGGATCTGGGCTAGTTGTAGTGGCACCTGCTACTAAATCAAACTCTAGTCAGTGGGCTTTCCTGCTGCCATTTACTCCAATGATGTGGTGTGTTACAGGtatattttttcttgttgtaGGAGCAGTTGTTTGGATTTTGGAGCATAAGACGAATGATGAGTTCCGTGGCCCTCCTAAAAAGCAAGTTATCACCATTCTATG GTTTAGTTTCTCAACTATGTTTTTCGCCCATA GAGAGAATACTGTCACTACCCTTGGTCGCATGGTGCTGTTCATTTGGTTATTTGTGGTTCTGATAATCAACTCAAGCTACACAGCCAGCTTGACATCAATCCTTACAGTTCAACAACTATCTTCACCCATCAAAGGGATTGAAAGTTTGATAGCAAGCAATGAGCGTATTGGCTTCCCACGGGGTTCTTATGCCGAAAACTATCTGAGTGAGGTACTTAATATTCCCAAGTCAAGGCTTGTTCCTCTTGGTTCAGCAGCAGAATTTGAGCGAGCTCTTCAAGCTGGTCCCAAGAAGATGGGTGGTATTGCTGCCTTGGTCGATGAGCGTGCATATGTCAAACACTTTCTCTCAACTCGGTGCAAATTCACAATCGTAGGCGAAGAGTTCACCGATTTTGGATGGGGATTT GCCTTCCCGAAGGATTCTACCTTGGCAGTTGAAATGTCAACTGCCATTCTGACTCTATCAGAGAACGGAGATCTCCAAAGGATCCATGACAAGTGGTTGACAAGAAGGGCTTGCAGTTCACAAGGAGCAATGCTTGAATCAGAGCAGCTTCACCTTAGGAGCTTCTGGGGCCTCTATGTCATATGTGGGTTAGCTTGCTTTCTAGCTCTCCTTGTATACTTCATATTGATAATACGCCAGTTCAGCAAGCATTTCTGTGAAGAGCTCAAATCTTCTGATCGATCTAGTTCACGCTCCACAAATCTCCGAATGTTCCTGTCATTTGTTGACGAGAAGGAAAAGACAACAATGATCAG GTCTAAAAGAAGATGGTCAGAGAGGTCTTTGAATGGCAATGAGAAGGAAGATGAATCAATGAATGGGTCCAAGAGAAAGGATGTGGAAATGTGTTCAGACAACAATATTAATGATGGTAATTATCCCAGTTCAAGTATATTGTCAATTTTCTTGTAG